The Ziziphus jujuba cultivar Dongzao chromosome 3, ASM3175591v1 region ccatcggtaattcccgaggaaatcttCGGTAGactacaaataccctctggaaaaattaccgacagtttcgtcggtaattcccaatGGTGTACAGTacggcatattttgccaattttttggaccccacaaggcccctaatgtgtgttgaatgaaaaaacatgcaaaacatggattctataattgtactaaggagagaaaatcaaaaaatttcataaaagtgtatcaaagtttgcaaaaaataagctaactgttcaccctcggtaaattaccgacgaaactgtcgggtaactgcaaatgccctctggaaaaagtaccgacagtttcgtcggtaatttcccgagggtgtacagtacgtattattttgccaattttttttaccccacaaggcccctaaggtgtgttgaatgaaaaagcatgcaaaacatggattctataattgtactaaggagagaaaataaaaaaatttcataaaagtgtatcaaagtttgcaaaaaataagctaactgttcaccctcgggaaattaccgacgaaactgtcgggaaactacaaatgccccctggaaaaattaccgacagtttcgtcggtaatttcccgatgatgtacagtacgtattgttttgccaattgtttttaccccacaaggcccctaaggtgtgttgaatgaaaaaacatgcaaaacatggattctataattgtactaaggagagaaaatcaaaaaatttcataaaagtgtatcaacgtttgcaaaaaataagctaactgttcaccctcggaaaattaccgacgaaactgtcgggaaactacaaatgcctcctggaaaaattaccgacagtttcatcgataatttctcgaggatgtacagtacgtattgttttgccaattttttttaccccacaaggcccctaaggtgtgttgaatgaaaaaacatgctaaacatggattctataattgtactaaggagagaaaatcaaaaaatttcataaaagtgtatcaaagtttgcaaaaaattgatgactgttcaccctcggaaAAGTAccaacgaaactgtcgggaaactacaaatgccctctggaaaaattaccgacagtttcgtcggtaatttctcgaggatgtacagtacgtattgttttgccaattttttttaccccacaaggcccctaaggtgtgttgaatgaaaaaacatgcaaaacatggattctataattgtactaaggagagaaaatcaaaaaatttcataaaagtgtatcaaagtttgcaaaaaattgatgactgttcaccctcgggaaattaccaacgaaactgtcgggaaactacaaatgccctctggaaaaattaccgacagtttcgtcggtaatttcccgaggatgtacagtacatattgttttgccaattttgtttaccccacaaggcccctaaggtgtgttgaatgaaaaaacatgcaaaacatggattctataattgtactaaggagagaaaagcaaaacatttcataaaagtgtatcaatgtttgcaaaaaataagctaactgttcaccctcgggaaattaccgacgaaactgtcgggaaactacaaatgccccctggaaaaattaccgacagtttcgtcggtaatttcccgaggatgtacagtacgtattgttttgccaattttttttaccccacaaggcccctaaggtgtgttgaatgaaaaaacatgctaaacatggattctataattgtactaaggagagaaaatcaaaaaatttcataaaagtgtatcaaagtttgcaaaaaattgatgactgttcaccctcgggaaattaccgacgaaactgtcgggaaactacaaatgccctctggaataattgtaattgctgaattacaatatgtaatttaataatgctgaagcactaaagtaaagtatactaagttgtctaaatgatacctgatgcttttgttggtcaataacagaactaagcatcttccttaacgctgccatctctttatttaattcatcaacttttgcctccaagcaagcaagctaatcaatatcaatatccaaaacataagtcaacatatattagtacaacatatgaaatacaaatttgcgtgcaagtaacaattgcataccctgaaattagactctggagggccactagaatgttccccagctttggacgcatctttagctctaacatctttagcgccaactattggtgctacaattggAGGTGACGTGTATCATCACCCAATATCAACCTGATTGCGATGGCTGTTACCATTATCTTCTGCTTTGTGATAATTTTACAAGGTAAAGATACCTCTGCTTATTGGGGTTATGTCTCTTGTTTTAGGGTAACTTTACAAGGTGAAGATAACTGTATTGGTATATTTGTTTTCTAACTTTCAGGTATCTTGGGTTCTCGTGTATGATGTGATGCAGTTTCCTGTGTTCATCTTCAAAATTGTAAAACCATATGGATTCATGTACGATTTGCCCATcgatctttttcctttatttttgttgtattcttttataattactCCAGTGGGCAATATGAATTCATCTTTCGATCAGGCTGTATGGGGAACCAATCTCATACATATTGTCACCACACGTAGCACTGGCAGGCAtgaattagcaaccaaatgttCTGTCATCCTTTTGTGTATCTGTTCATGAGTATGACCTGTTTCAAGTACTTTCTCCTATGTTTTTTGTTCGCAAGCTTGAGAATAGTTTTCATGTTATAATCTTTGTGACTACACGATACATTGTAATAGGCTTTTTATGAATTCGGGAACTTGCTCCAGATGTGATTGCAGTGTAAACGAACTACAAACCAGGGAGCAATGTAGTGGTTTTCGATGGCATGAAGCAAGTTTTGTACCCATAACAACCCATCTGGACCTTGCTCCTCTCTACCCACGTATGTTTTCTCTATACCGGTCGAGTTCTCATATAAACTGTCTGCAGCTATTGCTAACATGGATTTTGTGAGTTCTAACCAGAAGTTACCTTATGTTTTATCTTATAGGTACCTCTATTGGGTCCATTGTAGAATTTGTATACATCAGAAGATATGATGAGAATGTTGAAGTGCCTAAGACTCCAAGCATGTACATCAGTTGTCACTGGCATTATGGCAGTCTTTAAAACCAATTGTGTATTCAGCCAACTCCATTCAGTTGGAGTTTTGAGGCCGATTAAGTTTGAAGATACTATGCCCATGTTGCTTCTTAGTTTACTATATGATTTTcgcttttattttatagatgaaaGCAACTTGTTTGGCTTTGAGCATGATAAGGAGCTCTGAATTCTTCCATTTATCTTAGACATAAGGTCTCGAGTTCGACTACCATTTAGATGAGTATTATGTTTCGAGACACAAACAGAGAGAGCTGAATTTGGCTTACAGAACAGAGTACCAAGTTTGAGGTTGTAACGAGTTTTTAAAGAGCTATTTCTTCATGTAGCAGAAACAGCAGAATACAATAACGGAGAATTCTATTGCATAGTCTATGCCTCTGCTACTACTGTAAACATTATTGCTGGATGAATATTCATTACTAATTCAACTTCTTACTTGTTTTTTAAACTAAGTTGAACTAATTAAAACTCATTTATCCTATTATTTGGTTATCCGGGATAAagttgataattaaacaaattaatttgaaccAGAAGGATATCAAAATAATTCGAAACTTCACAATGATAATGGGCTTATCAAGGCATTGTGAACGTTGAACACCAGATGACATCAAATTCTGCATGTTTCCTACATCACTCTGCAATGACATCTTTACTAAGAAACAAAAGTAAAACCTGCATAGTTCCACCTGTAATGTGACATTTGATACATTCTCAATAAGCAAGCTAGTCCTAAACTAGTTAGGATTTCATTGGTACCGCTCGAGGCCTCCATAGTCCCAGCCTATACTTGTGGGCGTGTGTCAATATCAGCTTCCTCTGAAAAACAAATATCATATTCAGATATAAGTAATCTAATCTCTTCAAACCATCAAATGAAGCTAAGTCCCAAAGAACTTAATCCTAAAGAAAACCGCAACTTTCATTACGCCTTTCACCAACAAATTTAACAAGTAgcagaacaaaaaatatatgcacTACTTTTAACTCTTTCTTCTTAGATagagaaatgaagaagaagacaagGCCTACAGTATTTCAGAAGCAAAAGTCAGTACAACAAGACAAGAAAATATTACATCACTTAGGGAAGAAGCCTAAACTCATTTGAGTCAGTATTTAGAAAGTTTATatcattaccaaatataaaGCAACACATACTCCGGCACTGCATTTCAATTTTGGTAAACATTTTCGTTAAATAACATCTTTTCTTTCTACCAGTATGATATAAATGACAGCTCTCAAAGCAATTCTGCATGCTGTCTTCctgaaacattttcacttttgcccagtaaaacaaaaatatttgcaACCATTGGAACAGAACAAAGAACAAAACTCCAGAACTAGGGTGATTTCAAGTTGCAGTACCATTGCCaaactaaaagataaattaaccaTTCCCGGATAGTCAGAGTTTCCTTTAAGCATCCCTAAACTTTCTTCGTTAGAAGAGTTTAAGAAAccataaacataaattaatcACCCTACTTTTCATGAAATCTTTCACTTAGATTTAAGCAAGCAATTTATAACCAAATTTTCTGATCTGCAATACTATCAGATGTATTGACGGATATACTGAAAGAATTATAATATACCCAAAAGGCAGAGGGCTTCAAGTATGTGCATATATAGTAGATAAAGATTTAGGAAATACCTGTTTGCAAGGGATGCCAAGTTTCTTCAGCCTGAGCGTCCGAGTGACAAGCAGTTTCTGGAAGTCGCCCACCTCGGTTTCAAGCTTAGTCGCATGGGATTCCACCCCTTTGCCTATTCCATTTAAAAATTCTGGAATTCCAACTTTCACTGCAACAAAAGCAACAACTTTAGATCTCCTACTGACTATAACACTTTCACAGTAATCTAATCTAAttctaacaaattttatttcatataaactCTCATGCTCAAGTACATCACTCATCAGAAGCATGAATCTTGCTCACTTGAGCCAACATAAAACATGATTTGTAGGATTAATTCCCAGTCACTAAAAGTAAAATCACCAAAACAGAGAACATCAAATTCTGCTTTTCTTCATCTTTATCAGTCATTTAGCAACCAGACAAGAGTGAACACGGTTTTTCAATGCTATAATAACGTTGAAACAAAAACCATGTTTCTTTTTCCAACTTAAAGAGTTATTCAGCATTCAGTAATCAGCTTGGTATAGATAAGTTTctcaaataatgataaataaattataaaccaatatttccttttcctttattcCCCATCTTTCTCACCAACCAAACAATGCGGGAAACTAAGCATAATCAACcttattcatcattttttccTCTATGTTTCCTATCTGTGAATCTATTAACTTCAATACCAGCCAAGTTTCTCACTCTGTAAATCCTGGATTTacacataaaattcaattttacccATTTCGATTCTAACTCAGCAGCCAAAAACAACTACTTGGATCTCTCTTTCTATCGACAATTTTTTTACAAAGTTCAAATCACAAAATTCACAAGAACCcagaaaaattttcttctttatcaatTCTCTTTTCTTGCTCTGGGAATCGAACAGAAAGTAAGAAAATCTTTTTATGGGTTACTAAACCCAGGACAAAAAAATCACTAACCTGCATAAGGGAATGGCTTGGAGAAGAATCTAGCGAACCCAGTTGGTGAAAGGGGTTGAGAAATTGGGCTCCCCTTGAAGAGCATTTGCCTCCATGCCATCTTCTTCAATCTTCAACTTTCTC contains the following coding sequences:
- the LOC125422898 gene encoding uncharacterized protein LOC125422898, with translation MAWRQMLFKGSPISQPLSPTGFARFFSKPFPYAVKVGIPEFLNGIGKGVESHATKLETEVGDFQKLLVTRTLRLKKLGIPCKQRKLILTHAHKYRLGLWRPRAVPMKS